One Stenotrophomonas maltophilia R551-3 genomic window, GTGCTGCGCCCGCTGCCCGGCGGCCAGTTGCTGGGCCTGGATAACTGGACCCGCTTCCAGGTGTTCGTCCCCACCGGCGAGGGCCCGACCCGGTGCAGTGCACCGAAGCAGTTCAAGGTGCTGCCACTGCCACAGGATTGCCCGCTGGCGCTGGCCAACGAGGGCGGTGCCGAAGCCTGCTGCGCGCAGGGCAAGCTGCAGGGCTGCAACATTCTCGGCAACCGCCTTGCGCTGTCCGGGAACTGGCTGCAGGCCGCCGGGCACTACACCACGGTCTGCCGCGCCGGCGTGCGCGAAGGGTGCGAGAACCTGGTGACCGCGCAGGGCAACGGCGCGGAACTGGACGCACGGGCAACCCTGGAGCAGCTGTGCAAGGCCGACCGTAGTGGCCTGCATGTGGCCTGCGACGTGCTCGGCACCCAGAACTGGGAGCTGATTACGTTGGGTGGTGCCCTGCAGAAGGCGGTTGATGAGGCAGCCGAGGACGACACTCCAGCGCCGCGCAACTCCAACCGCAAGCGCTGAGCCGGCCAGGGCCTGTCCGCAGCTTCGGGCAGGCCCTGCGGTAAAGTACGCGCCATGAACGAATTCGAGCGCGTGCGCGCCTACCTCACCGACCTGCAGGACCGCATCTGTGCGGCGATCGAGGCCGCCGATGGCCAGGCCCGCTTCCAGGAAGACCTGTGGCAGCGTGCCGAGGGCGGTGGCGGGCGCACCCGCGTGCTGCGCGACGGTGCGGTGTTCGAACAGGCCGGCATCGGCTTCTCCGACGTGGCCGGCAGCCGCCTGCCGCCCTCGGCCTCGGCCAACCGTCCGGAACTGGCTGGCGCCTCCTGGCGCGCCACCGGCGTGTCGCTGGTGTTTCACCCGCTGAACCCCTACGTGCCGACCACCCATGCCAACGTGCGCTTCTTCCAGGCGCAGCGCGACGGCGAGGTGGTGGCCAGCTGGTTCGGCGGCGGCTTCGACCTGACCCCGTTCTATCCGTTCGACGAGGACGTGCAGCACTGGCACCGGGTTGCGCGCGACCTGTGCGCACCGTTCGGCGATGAGCGCTACGCTGCGCACAAGCGCTGGTGCGACGAGTATTTCTTCCTGCGCCATCGCAACGAGACACGCGGTGTCGGCGGCCTGTTCTTCGACGACCTGCACGGCGACTTCGAGCGTGATTTCGATTATCTGCGTGCGGTCGGCGATGGCTTCCTTGATGCGTACCTGCCGATCGTGCAGCAGCGCAAGGACACCGCCTACGGCGAGCGCGAGCGAGAGTTCCAGCTGTACCGACGCGGCCGCTATGTGGAATTCAACCTGGTCTACGACCGCGGCACGCTGTTTGGCCTGCAGAGTGGTGGCCGCAGCGAAAGCATCCTGATGAGCCTGCCGCCGCGGGTGCGTTGGGAGTACGGCTTCAACCCGGAAGCGGGCAGCGCCGAGGCACGCCTGGCCGATTACCTGGTGCCGCGCGACTGGCTCTGATCTTCCGGCACCACGCCTGAGGCGTGGTGCTTTCCCCTGCCTGGTCCGTCCTGTATCGGACGGGTCGTGTTTTTCTTCTTCAAGGATGACGTCATGCCTGCTGCTGTTCCCCTCCGTCCCCGCGCTGCGGGCTGGCGCCCCCTGCTGTTGCTCGCCCTCGCCTCGGCCAGTCTGCCGGCTGCCGCGCAATCGATGGCCTGCGGCACCTACAAGGACAGCGACGGCAATATCACGCTGACCATCGAGAGCGAAGGCCACGCCTTCCTGTCCGGCCCCTACCAGGCCACCGAGGAGCTGCGCATCGCCCGCCAGGAAGACGTGCTCGGCACCGGCAACCTGTCCACGGGACGCCTGGAAAACTGGTTCTTCTCGGACAACGACCGCACGATCAACACGCCCTATCGCGAGTTCACCCGTGAGCACGCCGCCGCCTGCAAGACGATGCCCGAGCCCATCGAAGATGGTTGCGTGATGAACACCTCAGAGTGCCTGGAGGCGCTGCCGGAGGCCGCACCGGTGAAGCTGCACGCCTGGTGTGCCGAGGGCGTGGGCGCGGCCTGCTCCCAGCTGTTGGAGACCTACCAGCAGCAGGCCAAGGACGCTGCCCCGGCGCCTGCACGGGCCGAGCCGCCGAAGCCGGAGATCTGCAAGGAGGATTCCGCGTCCTTCAACGCCGAGGGCTGCAGGGCGATCGCCGAGGTGGTCGGGCTGGAGATGATCGGCAAGTCCCTGCTCGGGCTGCAGCATTCGGTTGATCCCGTGTTGCCGTCCGCGCAGCTCGATGAGCTGGCCGCACTGTGCCGGCAGCAGCACGGCGAGACCTTCTGCGCCGACGTTGCCGAGGTGCTGTGGAGTGGCGGGCGCCTGTTGCAGGCCCACGAAGCGCTGCAGCTGTCGTGCGCGCAGCGCGCGGACGGCGTGGCCTGCGGCCGCGCCAAGGCGCTTGCCAGCCTGGCCGCTGCGCCGGTCGCTTCACTGGCTCCGGTGCCGGCCACTGCGCTGCCGTGTGGGAGCTATGAAGCCGAGTACGGTGTGCTCTCGCAGCTGCGCTTCCTCGATGCCGGCCTGGTTGAGGCCGAGGGCCGCGACCAGCGCCTGCGCGCGCGCCTGCAGGACGGCCGCATCCTCATCCGTCCCGATGTCGGCAGCGACTTCGTGCTGCAACCGCTGAAGAACGGAAACCTCGCCAGCGTCGACGGCGGCAACCGCTTCGCCTACTACGAGCGCAAGCTCGCCGCAGGCAATGCCAGCTGCAAGCCGCCGGTGGCGTTCGTGGAAATTCCACTGCCACTGGATTGCCCGACCCTGGGCCGCAAGGATGGTGCCAAGGCCTGCTGCGCCGATGGCAAGCTGCTCGGCTGCAAGGTTGCCGGCGAAGCGCTGTTCGAGGCCGAGAAATGGGCCGCGTCGCTGCCCTATTTCGAGACGCTGTGCGGCGCCGGTGTCCGCGAAGGGTGCCTGGCATTGGCAGCGGTGTATTCGCACACCGCCGACCCGAAGATCCCGCAGGCCATGGCGGCACTCTGCGCGAAGGATGGCAAGGGCACGCATGTGGCCTGTGATGTGGACGCCACCCGCAACTGGCCGGCGCTGAAGGCCGAAGCCGCGCCCTGAGGCTCATGCACCTGTAGAGCTGGGCGCAAGGCAGCCGAGCATGGGCTCGGCTCTACAGGGTCAGGTGCTCTTCCTGGGGATGATGGTGATGTGCCCGTTGATCTCCAGCAGGGCCAGCTCGACATCCTCCACGCCCAGGCAGCCCTGCTGACGCATCGCGGCCTCGAAATCGGCGCGGGTGACCTGCTCGCGTCGCAGAACGGCGTCGAACAGGCGCCCATCGCGCGCGAGCACCACCGGTTCCCCCTCGACCAGGCGCTCGATGCGACGGCTGCGGGTACTCACCCAGCCTACGCCGTAGTTGAGCAGGATCAGGGTCGCGGCCAGCAACAAGCCACCGCCCAGCGAGGTATCGGTGCCGAGCAGTGCGTTCTGCACGGCATTGCCCAGCAGCACCACCAGCAGCACGTCGAAGGGGGTGATCTGCCCCAGCGGACGTTTGCCACTGAGCCGGACCATGCCCAGCACCACGACGTAGACCACCACCGCGCGCAGGATGAACTCCCACCACGGCATCGCCAGTGAGAACAGATCGGGCATTGCGGGTTCCCCTGCGGAGCGGTGGCCCAGCGTGGCGCAGGCCACGTCATCTGGCAACGGCACAAATAAAAAGCCCCGCTGACCAGGGGGAGGTCAACGGGGCCGGGGAACGGGCACTTGGGGAGGAGTCCCCGTTCCGAGATCTGCTCCAGGGGATGGGAGAGATCCACAACAGGCGTTGCGCCTGTCGAGAGTTATAGAAGCACTCCGAACACTAACGGTTCGTGAAGGGGCCCAATTTAATGAACCTCCATCAGGGCAACATTCATGATCGAGTCAGAAACCTCTGACGAATGAACGAATTCACGTCGTTTTCGGCCTGAAACACCCTCAGTGTGCTTCGTCCCAGTTGTTGCCGATGCCGGTATCGACCACCAGCGGCACCCGCAGTTTGGCCGCTTGCGACATGCGCTCGACCACCTGCAAACGCAACTCCTCGACGAAACTGCTTTCGGTTTCGAACACCAGTTCATCGTGCACCTGCAGGATCATCCGTGCCGGCGCGCCGCTGTCACGCAGCCACTGGTCCACGTCCACCATCGCACGCTTGATGATGTCGGCGGCGGTGCCCTGCATCGGCGCGTTGATCGCGGCGCGCTCGGCACCGGCGCGCAGGCCCTGGTTACGTGCATGAATGTCGTTCAGGTACAGGCGGCGGCCGAACAGGGTTTCCACATAGCCCTGGTCGCGGGCCTGCTGGCGCATCCGCTCCATGAAATCACGCACGCCCGGGTAGCGGCTGAAGTACAGCGCCACGTAGTCCTGCGCCTGGCCACGGTCGATGCCCAGGTTGCGGGCCAGGCCGAAGGCGCTCATGCCGTACATCAGGCCGAAGTTGATCGCCTTGGCCGCGCGGCGCTCGTTCGGAGTCACCTCTTCCAGCGTGCGCCCGAACACCTCGGCGGCGGTGGCGCGGTGGACGTCGGCGCCCTGCTCGAAGGCGCCCACCAGGCCCGGATCTTCCGACAGATGGGCCATGATCCGCAGCTCGATCTGCGAATAGTCGGCCGCCAGCAGCTGGAAGCCCTCCGGGGCGATGAATGCGCGTCGGATACGGCGGCCATCCTCGGTGCGGATCGGGATGTTCTGCAGGTTGGGGTCCGACGAGGACAGGCGGCCGGTGGCGGCGCCGGACTGGTGGTAGCTGGTATGCACGCGGCCGGTGTCCGGATTGACCATCTCCGGCAGCTTGTCGGTATAGGTGCTGCGCAGCTTGGCCAGGCCGCGGTACTCCAGGATCACCCGCGGCAGCTCGTGCTGGTCGGCAATCGCCTCCAGTGCCTCTTCGTTGGTGCTGGGCTGGCCCTTCGGGGTCTTCACCACCGCCGGCAGCTTCAGCTCATCGAACAGCACCGCCTGCAGCTGCTTGGGCGAATCCAGGTTGAAGCTGCGGCCGGCCAGCTCGGTGGCCTTCTGCTGCGCGGCCAGCATGCGCGAGGACAGGTCCTGGCTCTGCCGGCGCAGCTCGACGGTATCGATCCGCACGCCATTGGCTTCGATGCTGGTGAGCACCGGCACCAGCGGCATCTCGATGTCGCGGTACACGCTGTCCAGCGCCGGCTCGGCCAGCAGCTGCGGTTGCAGCGCGCGGTGCAGGCGCAGGGTGATGTCGGCGTCCTCGGCCGCGTAGCGGCTGGCTTCGTCGATGCCCACCTGCGAGAACGGAATCTGCTTGGCGCCCTTGCCGGCCACGTCCTCGAACTTGATGGTGTTGTAGCCCAGGTAACGCAGGGCCAGCGAATCCATGTCGTGGCGGGTGGCGGTGGAATTGAGCACGAAGCTCTCGAGCATGGTGTCGTCGTGGTAGCCCTGCACCTCCACGCCGTGGCGGCGCAGTACGTGCAGGTCGTACTTGCCGTGCTGGCCCAGCTTCTTCTTCGCCGGGTCCTGCAACACCGGGCGCAGTGCGTCCAGCACCTGCTGCATCGGCAGCTGCGGCGGCGCGCCCGGGTAATCGTGGCCGACCGGAATATAGGCGGCCTTGCCCGGCTCGACCGCCAGGCTGATGCCCACCAGGCGCGCACGCATCGCGTCCAGCGCATCGGTTTCGGTATCGAAACTGATCAGGTCCGCCTGCTGCAGGCGCTCGACCCAGGCCTGCAGCTGCTCGGCGGTCAGCACGGTCTCGTATTCACCCGGCGCGGCCAGGGCCGGATCCAGCGTGCCCGCTGCCGGTGCCTCGGCGCTGCCCCGGGCGAAGCCAGCGGCGGTGCCACGCAGGCTCGGCGTTGCTTCGCTGGCGGCCGTCGGCGCCGGCAGCGGTGCACCCAGCTCCTTCAGCGCCTGGGTGAAGCCATAGCGCGCATACAGCTCGGTCAGCTCCGGCACGTCCTGCTCGCGCAGGGCCAGCGTGGTCGGGCTGGCCTCCAGCTCCACGTCGGTGCGGATGGTCACCAGCTCGCGGTTCAGCGGCAGGCGCTCCAGCGCGGCGCGCAGGTTTTCGCCGATCTTGCCCTTCATGGTCGGCGCGGCCGCCATCACCCCATCCAGGTGCTGGTACTCGGCCAGCCACTTGGCGGCGGTCTTCGGCCCACATTTCTCCACGCCCGGCACGTTGTCGACGGTGTCGCCCATCAGCGCCAGCAGGTCGATGATCTGGTCGGCGCGCACGCCGAACTTCTCCATCACCGCCGCATCGGAATCCATGCGGCTGCCGGTCATGGTGTTGACCAGTTCGATGCCCGGGCGCACCAGCTGGGCAAAGTCCTTGTCGCCGGTGGAGATGGTCACCTTCAGGTCCTGCGCCACGCCCTGCAGGGCCAGCGTGCCGATCACATCATCGGCCTCCACGCCAGGGATGCGCAGGATGCTGATGCCCAGCGCTTCGACGATGCGGCACATCGGTTCAACCTGGCTGCGCAGCTCGTCCGGCATCGGCGGGCGGTTGGCCTTGTACTGCTCGTACAGGTCATCGCGGAAGGTCTTGCCGGGCGCATCGACCACGAACGCCACGTAGGCCGGGCGCTCCTTCAGGGTCGAGCGCAGCATGTTGACCACGCCGAACAGCGCGCCGGTGGGTTCGCCCTGTGCATTGGACAGGGGCGGCAGCGCGTGGAACGCGCGGTACAGGTAACTGGACCCGTCGATCAGGACTAATCTGCTCATGGGTCGATTCTACGCGCCCGTGCCTGCACTGCGACGACACGGCACAGCCGCGGCGATGGGGCATAATCAAGGCTCTTTCCAGGCAAAGGCCCCCGCCGATGAAGACCCTGATGCTGGCTTCCGTGCTCCTGCTCGCTGGCTGCGCCAGCCTGGGCGGCGCCGGCGCTCCCCCGGTGGACGTCAAGGGCGCGGATGTGTCCAAGCGCACCATGGACAACGGCGACACGATCGAGGAATACCGTGTGTCCGGCCAGCTGCGCATGGTCAAGGTGACCCCGTCGCGCGGCGCACCGTTCTACATGTACGACAAGAACGGCGATGGCCGTTTCGACAACGACAAGGACGGCGTGTCGCCGGTGTACTGGAAGCTGTACAGCTGGTGATGTGATCGGGGGTCAGAGCCCTTTCCTGCGGAAAGGGATCCGACCCCAACAAGGCAATCGCCACGGCCCACAAAAGATGACGCCGGCACGCATCCTGCGGCCGGCGTCGGGTCCCCTCCCCGGGAACGCTTGAATCAGCGGATGACCAGCACCGGCAGGGTGCTGCGTGCCAGCACTTCGGCAGTCTGGCTGCCCAGCAGCACGCGGGTCACGCCACGACGGCCATGCGAGGTCATCACGATCAGGTCGCTGTTGCGCTCCCCTGCTGTCTCGATGATGCCGTCGGCGGCGTAGCGGTCCAGCACATGCACAGGGTTGGCGGTGATGCCCTGCTCGGCAGCCTTGGCCAGCGCCGGCTGCAGTACCTTCTGCGCACCTTCCTCGCGGTCGGCCTTGTATTCAGGGCTGTTCATGTAGCCCACGCTCCAGCCCATGGCGTCGTACATGCCGACGGCCCACGGCTCGGAAACGGTCACGATATCGACCTCGGCGTTGAGGTCCTTGGCCAGCTCCAGACCCTTGGCCAGGCCCTTGTCGGCCAGCTCGGATCCGTCGGTGGCAATCAGGATGCGCTTGTACATGGTGGGGCTCCGTAGCGATCTGCCAGATGGGAACGACACCATTGCACACCGGATGTGCAGGGCGCGCCTTGAGCAGGATCAATCCGGCGCGGCGCAGCGGCGTGTGCGCACCGCCGGCTTGCACACCCCCTGACCGCAGCGCATGCTTGACCAGCGGCACCGCGCCGCCCTGGGAGAACGCCCATGCAGGACAGCAAGCCGACACCACGAAGCCCCCTCAGGATCATCCTTTGGAGCCTCATCGCCGCCTTCGTGCTGTTCTACGGCGGCTATCATCTGGGCAAGGACATGGCGCTGCGTGACAACGCCCGGCAGTCAGCCGGCCGATAACGCTCTTCTGTAGAGCCGAGCCATGCTCGGCTGCTTTTCCCGCCAGAAGCAGCCGAGCATGGCTCGGCTCTACATTTTCTGCCCTCAGGCGATCTGCACCACGCGTGCGTTCTGGCACAGCGGGTAGCTGCCGACGAATTCAGCAATCGCATCACGCATCGCCTCGAACGATTCGCCGTACATGTACAGCGCCGTTTCGGTCGGGCCCTGCCACCAGCTGCAGATCTCGCCCAGGCCATCGATGCGCTCGGACAACTGCTCGAACACGTGGTTGGAATCGCACTGCTCGTAGACCTCGTCCGGCAGGGTCAGGCCATCCAGGTAGATGCCCAGGCCCTCGGTCACGCCGAAGCCTCGATCAGCGTCGCCCGCACCCTGCAGTTGCGAACCCTTCGGCGCGCCCAGCTGCTCCAGCAGGTCGATCAGCTTCGGCACGCCCGCAGCGTCCACCAGCGCCACTTCGATATCGCCGTACTCGACCTCGCCCTCGTCGGACATCGCGGTGCCACCGCCAGTGATCCCGCCGACCTCGGCCGCCTGCAGCAACGCATCGAGCGGATCCTCGAACAGCTCATGGCGATGCTCGGGCTGCAGCTTGGCGTTCAACTTCACGGTGACGTGCAGCGTGGGTTCGGTCATCGGGGCGTTCCTGGAAGATGTCAGGCCCCATTGTAGAGTCGAAGGTAGCGGCAGGAGCCGCTGCCAACGTCGCCTGCGACGGCCCGAAGGGTGCCGGTCAGGACGACCGGCATAGCCGTGCTCGGCTGTTCTTCCAGCCAGAAGCAGCCGAGCATGGGCTCGGCTCTACAACAGCCCGTCAACGCAGGAACGCCGCCACCTTGCGCTTCAGCAGCTCCACCAGCACCGGGTCCATGTAGTCGTAGTCGTCCGGGATATCCAGGCAGATCACCCGCTTGCCGTTCAACCAGGCCTTGTAACGGCTGGACAGACGGTTGCGGTGCGCCTTTTCCATCACGAAGACCAGATCGGCCCACTGCAGCAGCTCCGGGCTGAGCACTTCTTCGGCGTCAGCCAGCAGCCCGGCCGAGGCCGTCTCGATGCCCGGCCAATCGGCGAATACCTGCTCGGCCGTGGGGCTGCGCAGGCGGTTCTGGCTGCAGAGGAAGAGCACGTTGCGGGTCATGAGTACTCGCCCTTGTAGAGCCGAGCCATGCTCGGCAGCGTTTTTCCGCACCAGGGTCAGAGCCCTCCCTGTGGGAGGGATCCGACCCCTGACGTTGATCAGATCACCGTCAGGTTGGCATACGCCATCACCAGCCACTTGCTGCCGGCATCGGCGAACTCGACCTGCACGCGGGCGTGGGCACCGTTGCCTTCGTAGTCGGTCACCATGCCTTCGCCGAACTTGGGATGGGTGACCAGTGCGCCGAGCTTCAGCGGCGGTGCCTCGATCGAGGCATGGCCCATCACCCGGCTGGCGCCCATCGAGGCCGGCCGCGAGACCTGCACCTTCGGGCGCACTTCGTGCAGCAGCTCGCGCGGAATCTCGCGCAGGAAGCGCGACGGCAGGCTGTAGTTGTCCTGGCCATGGATGCGGCGCGATTCGGCGTAGCTCAGCACCAGTTTCTGGCGTGCGCGGGTGATGCCCACGTAGGCCAGGCGGCGCTCTTCTTCCAGCCGCCCGCTTTCCTCCAGCGAACGTGCGCTGGGGAACAAGCCTTCTTCCAGGCCGGCCAGGAACACCAGCGGGAATTCCAGGCCCTTGGCCGAGTGCAGGGTCATCAGCTGCACGCCTTCCTCGCCCGCCTGCGCCTGGCCCTCGCCGGCCTCCAGCGCGGCATAGGCCAGGAATGCGACCAGCTCGTCCATGTCCTCGCCCACTTCCTCGATGTCGTCGGCGCGGCGCACGAAGCGAGAGGCCACCGAGACCAGTTCGTCGAGGTTGTCGGTGCGCGATTCCGAATCGAGCGCGTTGCGGCTTTCCTTGCTCCAGTGCTCGCGCAGCTGCGAGCGCGCCAGCACGTGGTCCACGCGCTCGGCCAGGGTCATGTGCAGAGTCTGCGCCTGCAGCTCGTTGACCAGCACCAGGAAGCCGGCCAGCGCATTGCGCGCACGTGCGGCCAGCGCGCTGCCCTGGGTGACCAGCATGGTCGCTTCCCACAGCGAAATACCCTGCGCGCGCGCTTCGCGGCGCACTTCGTCCAGCGTGCGGTCGCCGATGCCACGCGTCGGCGTGTTGACCGCGCGCTCGAACGCCGCGTCATCGTTGCGGTTGGACAGCAGGCGCAGGTAGGCCAGCGCGTCCTTGATTTCGGCACGTTCGAAGAAGCGCATGCCGCCATACACGCGGTACGGCACCTGCTCGCTCAGCAGTGCTTCTTCCAGCGCGCGCGACTGCGCGTTGCTGCGGTAGAGCACGGCCACTTCGGTGTAGCTGCCACCGTCGCGCACCCACTGGCGGGCACGCTCGACGATGTAGCGCGCTTCGTCCATCTCGTTGTAGGCGGCATACAGGTCGATCGGCTCGCCGTCGCCGCTGTCGGTCCACAGTTCCTTGCCGATGCGATCCGGGTTGTGCGCGATCACCGCGTTGGCGGCACCGAGGATGTTGGCGGTGGAGCGGTAGTTCTGTTCCAGGCGGATGGTCTGCGCGCCCGGGAAGTCGCGCAGGAAGCCCTGCACGTTCTCGACCTTGGCACCGCGCCAGCCGTAGATGGCCTGGTCATCGTCACCGACCACGAACACGTGGCCGGAATCGCCGGCCAGCACGCGCACGAAGGCGTACTGGATGGCATTGGTGTCCTGGAACTCGTCTACCAGGATCTCGCGGAAGCGCGCGCGGTAGTGCGACAGCAACGCCGGGTTGTCGCGCAGCAGCTCATGCGCGCGCAGCAGCAGCTCGGCGAAGTCGACCAGGCCGGCGCGGTCGCAGCGTGCCTGGTACTCGATGTAGGCCTGGCGCATGGTTTCCAGCCACGCGTCGTGCGGTTCGGGCTGGATGTGCTGTGGGCGGCGGCCCTCGTCCTTCTGCGCGTTGATCCACCACGCGATCTGCTTGGCCGGGTACTTGCCGTCATCCAGTTCCAGCGCCTGCACCACGCGCTTGACCAGTCGCAGCTGGTCGTCCGAATCCATGACCTGGAAGCCTTCGGGCAGCTTCGCGTCCTGCCAGTGCAGGCGCAGCAGGCGGTTGGCCAGGCCATGGAAGGTGCCGATCCACATGCCGCGGCTGCCATTGGGCAGCTGTGCGTCGATGCGGTGGCGCATTTCGCCGGCCGCCTTGTTGGTGAAGGTCACCGCGAAAATGCCGTGGGTCGGCACGCCATCGACTTCATGCAGCCAGGCGATGCGGTGGGTGAGTACGCGGGTCTTGCCGGAACCGGCACCGGCCAGCACCAGGTGGTGGCCGGGGGGAGCGGAGACGGCTTCGCGCTGGGCCGGGTTCAGGCCATCAAGCAGGTGGGAGACATCCATGCCCCCATTTTACGGCATCGCCGTCGCGGCTCCTGCGACCACCTGGGTTGCCAGTGCCTGCGCCTGCTGACGCAGTTCAGGCACCGCCAGGCTTTCCCACAGGCTGCCGATGCGCAGGCTGCCGAGCACGCCCAGCCGTGCCTGCGGCTGGCCACCGGCGGCACACAGGCGATCGCCCGGCACCGTGCTGTCCAGGCCCAGCCCGTGCGGGCCGGGGCGCGCCAGCCCATCGGCCTGCAGCTGCTGCAGCAACGGATTGCGCAGCGCGCTGGCGCGGGTCTCCACGCCGGTGGCGTTGATCACCCCGCTGATCGTCCACTGCTGTTCATTGCCCGAGGCATCGCGGCCGGACAGCTGCAGCGCATTGCCGTCGCGCCAGACGCGTTGCAGGCGGGACCGGTGGATACGCAGCTGGCCGCTGTCCTGCAGGGACTGCAGCTGCGCATCCACTTCTTCGGCGATGCGGTGGCGATGCACGTCCCAATAGCGCACCACATGGCGCAGGAAGCGACGCTGGTCCGCCCCATCGAGGCTGCACCACAGCGCCTGCCCGTGCGGACGGATGCGGTCCATCACGCCCTGCCACGGCAGGCCGTCGGCCTGTGCCTGGCGTGCGAACCCACGCAACGCGCGCAGGCGCTGGCGCAGGTTCATCGGCAGCAGCGTGGCCGGGTCGAACGTGGGCAGGCCACCATGCGCGTGCGGCAACGGCAGCAGGCCATGGCGCGAGATCACATGCAGCGGTCCGCTGTGGCCGGCGGCGACCAGCGCCAGCACGGTGTCGGCCATGCTCAGGCCGGAGCCGACAATGGCTACAGCCTGTTCGCCGGCCAGGGTGCGCACGCCGTCGTAGTCCCAGGCCTCGATCACGTCATCCGCAGGCAGTGCCTCGGCACCGGCTACCGGCAGCGGCCGCATGCTGTTGCCGGTGGCCAGCACGGCCTGTGCGGCGTGCAGCGTCTGGCCATCGCCGAGTGTCAGCTGGTAACCGTGGTCATCCGGCTGCAGGCCCAGCACCGGCTGCGCGATCACCTGCAGCTGTGCCGGGCTGGTCGCAGCGGCCTCCTGCAGGCGCTGCTGCAGGTAGGCAGCAAAGTAGTGGCGGCACACATAGCGCTCGCCCAGCACCTCGCGCGCCTCGCCCGGGTAGGCATTGGCGGCCATCAGGTAGTCGAGGAAATCGCCGGGCTGGTCGGCAAACGCACTCATCTTCGCCGCCGGCACGTTCAGCAGGTGCTCCGGCCACGGCGTGGCATAGGCGATACCCTGGGCCAGCTGCGAGGCGGGTTCGAAGATGGCCAGCGCCAGCGGCGCCTTGGCCTGGCGCAGTACCTGGATCGCCACCAGCACCCCGGCCGCACCACCACCGATGATTGCCAGGTCCAGTTCGCCATTACGCGGTGAATCAGTCATGTGCCGATTGTAGGCCATCGGCGATGACAGGCCGGATTGCCGAAATGGGCGGCCGGCATTGCCTTACATCAACGCATCGGCCAAGCGTGCGATGCCCTCGCGGCTACGCCGCCACGTGGGGCGGCTGCGCCACTGCTGCAGATCCAGCTGTCGCGACTCACGCAGATAGCCATCCTCGATCTCGCACAACTGCTTCACCAGCGCGTGGTCGTAGCAGATCAGGCCGATCTCGGCATTCAGCGCGAACGAGCGGATATCCATGTTGATCGAGCCCAGCACGGCGATGTCCTCGTCCACGCTCATGTGCTTGGCGTGCAGGAACTGTGGTTCGTACAGGGCGATGCGTACACCACAACGCAGCAGTTCGTCGTAGTACGCCTCCTGCGCCCACGAGGTCAGCCGCTGGTTGTTGCTGGCCGACAGGATCAGCTGCACGTCCACGCCGGACAACGCCGCGATGCGCAGCGCGCTCAGCGTGGCTTCGTCGGGCACGAAGTACGGGGTGACCATCACCAGCCGGCGCCGTGCGAGGTGGATCAGCGCCGCCACCGCGTCGCGTGCGTTGCTGTACGGGTAGGCCGGGCCGCTGGGCAGCAGCTGGGTGGCGATGTCGTCGCTGCACTCGGGCACGTCGGCGATCACGTCCAGGCGCTGGCCGGTTTCCATGTACCAGTCGCTGGCGAACACGGCTTCCAGATGCGCCACCGCCGGGCCGCGCACGCGCGCCACCAGCTCGCGGTTCGGGTGGCCGGGCACGAACCCGGGGCCGGCCAGGTTCTGCGAACCGACGTAGGCCACTTCGTTGTCGATCACCGCGATCTTGCGGTGATTGCGCAGGTCCATGCGCCCGCTGCGGCGCCAGCGCAGGCCGCCGGGCAGCATCGCGCGCACCTCGATGTCACGCGCTTCAAGGCGCTTGCGATAGGCGCGCAGACCGCGCTTGGCACCCA contains:
- the cls gene encoding cardiolipin synthase; this translates as MLFEWLLGSYLLLIDWLIRLVALCWIPTRTTPGAARSWLLLVGFVPLLGLPLYLLFGHPWLSRERIRRQAEASQVIREEQALQHRLRWTPQPDTACAEIVPLVQRQGDFMPVHGNAVDLLTDYDESLHTLIADIDQAEDRVHLLYYLMFDDAVGEAVVEALQRAAARGVQCRVLLDAVGAKRGLRAYRKRLEARDIEVRAMLPGGLRWRRSGRMDLRNHRKIAVIDNEVAYVGSQNLAGPGFVPGHPNRELVARVRGPAVAHLEAVFASDWYMETGQRLDVIADVPECSDDIATQLLPSGPAYPYSNARDAVAALIHLARRRLVMVTPYFVPDEATLSALRIAALSGVDVQLILSASNNQRLTSWAQEAYYDELLRCGVRIALYEPQFLHAKHMSVDEDIAVLGSINMDIRSFALNAEIGLICYDHALVKQLCEIEDGYLRESRQLDLQQWRSRPTWRRSREGIARLADALM
- the uvrD gene encoding DNA helicase II, with the translated sequence MDVSHLLDGLNPAQREAVSAPPGHHLVLAGAGSGKTRVLTHRIAWLHEVDGVPTHGIFAVTFTNKAAGEMRHRIDAQLPNGSRGMWIGTFHGLANRLLRLHWQDAKLPEGFQVMDSDDQLRLVKRVVQALELDDGKYPAKQIAWWINAQKDEGRRPQHIQPEPHDAWLETMRQAYIEYQARCDRAGLVDFAELLLRAHELLRDNPALLSHYRARFREILVDEFQDTNAIQYAFVRVLAGDSGHVFVVGDDDQAIYGWRGAKVENVQGFLRDFPGAQTIRLEQNYRSTANILGAANAVIAHNPDRIGKELWTDSGDGEPIDLYAAYNEMDEARYIVERARQWVRDGGSYTEVAVLYRSNAQSRALEEALLSEQVPYRVYGGMRFFERAEIKDALAYLRLLSNRNDDAAFERAVNTPTRGIGDRTLDEVRREARAQGISLWEATMLVTQGSALAARARNALAGFLVLVNELQAQTLHMTLAERVDHVLARSQLREHWSKESRNALDSESRTDNLDELVSVASRFVRRADDIEEVGEDMDELVAFLAYAALEAGEGQAQAGEEGVQLMTLHSAKGLEFPLVFLAGLEEGLFPSARSLEESGRLEEERRLAYVGITRARQKLVLSYAESRRIHGQDNYSLPSRFLREIPRELLHEVRPKVQVSRPASMGASRVMGHASIEAPPLKLGALVTHPKFGEGMVTDYEGNGAHARVQVEFADAGSKWLVMAYANLTVI
- a CDS encoding FAD/NAD(P)-binding protein; amino-acid sequence: MAYNRHMTDSPRNGELDLAIIGGGAAGVLVAIQVLRQAKAPLALAIFEPASQLAQGIAYATPWPEHLLNVPAAKMSAFADQPGDFLDYLMAANAYPGEAREVLGERYVCRHYFAAYLQQRLQEAAATSPAQLQVIAQPVLGLQPDDHGYQLTLGDGQTLHAAQAVLATGNSMRPLPVAGAEALPADDVIEAWDYDGVRTLAGEQAVAIVGSGLSMADTVLALVAAGHSGPLHVISRHGLLPLPHAHGGLPTFDPATLLPMNLRQRLRALRGFARQAQADGLPWQGVMDRIRPHGQALWCSLDGADQRRFLRHVVRYWDVHRHRIAEEVDAQLQSLQDSGQLRIHRSRLQRVWRDGNALQLSGRDASGNEQQWTISGVINATGVETRASALRNPLLQQLQADGLARPGPHGLGLDSTVPGDRLCAAGGQPQARLGVLGSLRIGSLWESLAVPELRQQAQALATQVVAGAATAMP